Proteins co-encoded in one Aspergillus fumigatus Af293 chromosome 6, whole genome shotgun sequence genomic window:
- a CDS encoding 60S ribosomal protein eL8, translating to MPPKSGKKAAPLPYPQGKAGTSKKAAKNPLIERRPRNFGIGQDVQPKRNLSRFVKWPEYVRLQRQKKILNLRLKVPPAIAQFQNTLDRNTAAQTFKLLNKYRPETKAEKKERLHAEATAVAEGKKKEDVSKKPYHVKYGLNHVVGLVENKKASLVLIAHDVDPIELVVFLPALCRKMGVPYAIVKGKARLGTVVHKKTAAVLALTEVRAEDKAEFSKLLSTIKEGYTDKYEESRRHWGGGIMGSKAVARMEKKRKAAEAAVRV from the exons ATG CCTCCTAAGTCCGGAAAGAAGGCCGCCCCTCTCCCCTACCCCCAGGGCAAGGCTGGCACTAGCAAGAAGGCCGCTAAG AACCCTCTCATCGAGCGCCGCCCCCGCAACTTCGGTATTGGCCAGGACGTCCAGCCCAAGCGCAACCTCTCCCGCTTCGTCAAGTGGCCCGAGTATGTCCGCCttcagcgccagaagaagattctGAACCTCCGCCTGAAGGTCCCCCCTGCCATTGCTCAGTTCCAGAACACTCTGGACCGCAACACCGCTGCCCAGACCttcaagctcctcaacaagTACCGCCCTGAGAccaaggccgagaagaaggagcgtCTCCACGCTGAGGCTACCGCTGTTGccgagggcaagaagaaggaggatgtCTCCAAGAAGCCCTACCACGTCAAGTACGGTCTCAACCACGTTGTCGGCCTCGTCGAGAACAAGAAGGCTTCCCTTGTTCTGATCGCCCACGACGTTGACCCGATTGAGCTGGTTGTCTTCCTTCCCGCTCTCTGCCGCAAGATGGGTGTCCCCTATGCCATTGTCAAGGGCAAGGCTCGTCTCGGTACCGTTGTCCACAAGAAG ACCGCTGCTGTCCTTGCTCTCACCGAGGTTCGCGCCGAGGACAAGGCTGAGTTCTCCAAGCTCCTCTCTACCATCAAGGAGGGCTACACCGACAAGTACGAGGAGTCCCGCCGCCACTGGGGTGGTGGTATCATGGGCTCCAAGGCCGTTGCCCgcatggagaagaagcgcaaggctgCTGAGGCTGCCGTCAGAGTTTAA
- a CDS encoding putative AP-3 adaptor complex subunit sigma encodes MINAVLVFNNNGQPRLTKFYTQIDTQTKQSLIAQIYDLVAQRPPSACNFLPLPPLLSQGARSSAANGPSDAPTQVTYRTYATLSFIMISTSTESPLALIDLIQVFVEALDRIFENVCELDLIFGFETMHAVLSEMIVGGVVVETNIDKIVAGVREQEGNLGKKKAIQAASSGLGRGGLSGLGAWR; translated from the exons ATGATCAAcgccgtcctcgtcttcaacaATAATGGGCAACCGCGCCTCACTAAATTCTATACCCAGATC GATACGCAAACGAAACAGTCACTGATTGCCCAAATCTACGATCTGGTGGCCCAGCGTCCGCCGAGTGCCTGCAACTTCCTACCACTGCCTCCATTGCTTTCGCAAGGCGCGCGTTCAAGCGCAGCAAATGGTCCTTCCGATGCTCCTACGCAAGTCACCTACCGCACCTATGCCACCTTGTCCTTTATCATGATATCCACATCCACTGAGTCACCACTTGCGCTCATCGATCTAATACAAGTTTTTGTGGAAGCACTGGATCGGATATTTGAGAACGTTTGCGAGCTGGATCTCATCTTTGGGTTCGAGACAATGCACGCAGTGCTCAGTGAGATGATTGTCGGTGGCGTCGTAGTGGAAACCAATATCGACAAGATTGTTGCAGGCGTGCGAGAACAGGAAGGCAATCTAGGTAAGAAGAAGGCTATTCAAGCAGCCAGCTCCGGTCTTGGTCGAGGAGGGCTTTCAGGGCTTGGTGCTTGGCGTTGA
- a CDS encoding translation initiation/elongation factor MRX8 — protein MKTRLYVCTACMRRNFSTALTLRDSPTAVASSNPPNAPKLQLRDLTPSDLSYYWDTRIPNESQLSYADKFFTPSRHSPVKLWSASKFRTTPLSSLEPEVAFLGRSNVGKSSLLNAIMGKEMCWTSSKPGRTREMNAFGIGGTKGGESKIVLLDMPGYGKGSRTEWGIEILKYLQGRRQLRRAFILIDSLHGIKKTDEDILMLFRKYAIPHQIILSKVDKVLAKRKMQVKSGASVANVAALRSLLQDLRPIVQPDGRDEGPGALGEILTCSAETPTGPGQFLGISAIRWAILSAAGFDGTVEVKAESIPSSSSIRGASAAPP, from the exons ATGAAGACAAGACTCTACGTCTGTACGGCCTGTATGCGCAGAAATTTCTCAACCGCTCTTACTCTCCGAGATTCACCAACAGCTGTTGCGTCATCGAATCCTCCAAATGCACCCAAACTCCAGCTTCGCGATCTGACGCCGTCAGACCTCTCTTATTACTGGGATACACGAATACCGAATGAATCCCAGCTTTCCTACGCGGATAAGTTCTTCACTCCGTCGCGTCATTCTCCAGTCAAATTATGGTCCGCCAGCAAATTCCGCACAACCCCCCTCTCGTCCCTCGAACCCGAAGTGGCTTTCCTTGGCCGCTCAAACGTCGGAAAAAGCTCGTTACTCAATGCCATCATGGGAAAGGAGATGTGCTGGACGTCATCTAAGCCTGGCAGAACTCGGGAGATGAACGCATTCGGGATTGGAGGGACCAAGGGCGGCGAATCCAAAATTGTCCTTTTGGACATGCCAGGGTATGGAAAGGGAAGCAGGACGGAATGGGGTATTGAGATCTTGAAGTATCTTCAAGGACGGCGCCA GCTTCGTCGGGCATTTATTTTAATAGATAGCCTCCACGGGATCAAAAAGACAGACGAGGACATTCTCATGCTATTTCGAAAGTACGCCATCCCCCACCAGATTATCCTATCGAAAGTCGACAAGGTATTAGCAAAGAGAAAAATGCAGGTTAAGAGCGGCGCATCCGTGGCCAACGTCGCTGCGCTAAGAAGCCTGCTTCAAGATCTCAGGCCAATAGTTCAACCGGACGGTCGTGACGAAGGCCCTGGCGCTTTGGGTGAAATTCTCACATGCAGTGCAGAAACACCTACTGGACCGGGGCAATTCCTAGGCATCAGTGCCATACGATGGGCGATCTTGTCTGCTGCTGGGTTCGATGGCACTGTAGAAGTGAAAGCTGAGTCCATACCGTCCAGCTCGTCCATCCGAGGCGCGTCAGCAGCTCCACCATGA
- a CDS encoding F-box/WD repeat-containing protein: MDQLDANNDLDHRAANSTIGQFSFAPATRTTVVTTTTTTTTTFPPLVIKSPRATRDLDPKLYPLASSPTPTSLRNIKFELGGKTVVFNEPEDATVAIKEVNETNNALKASNGFVQSVTSYTTSDNAQTSRRLVSARLSSQPSNPSSAKRRPASVIDSHQSSTRLRPGRLPSEPSCRQIRPHLSSATYTAGLATPETESSSYNLSDYAMPRRRVHSAAIPRRETLLRSPLSSEVESQEVLQDPGAESVLGKEELRALRAKAVIWERDQHISRHRDNASSRPAPQLATPVVNGDRAAGVNTASQGTDYDGSEESFQQAQTEPASQISAIENLVANDMCLPSPSLSPVAALNAMNVDSSFESAEDQEMDTDSSLDNNASRLSNVRHLDDSKTHNLSPSRSGNLPGASEIRRASSLMDIPSVLDFFDSVPEELKTYLMYQFLRRCPKPTLHFVADVVNPALKCDFLALLPLELSLNIVKYFDVQTMCRAAQVSKKWRHIINSDEKTWKDLFDRDGYVLTDGELERAIKEGWGWQFPHGDDDWEKDLSSSAVIKPEPDCAPGPAFSSLPGESGERALSVSRRPKRKATRISGRKFAKRKISSSNTDSSDSSGWRNGVTATEGPYAAANAAAAAVPYPEIGLPSLRGLHLFKSLYQRHHSIHKGWMKPNVKPKHIAFRAHDRHVVTCLQFDTDKVLTGSDDTNINVYDTKTGALRATLEGHEGGVWALEYHGNTLVSGSTDRSVRVWDIERARCTQIFHGHTSTVRCLQIVLPVQVGTSADGTPEMMPKEPIIITGSRDSSLRVWKLPKPGDPVYYQSGPHADDTDCPYFIRVLTGHQHSVRAIAAHGDTLVSGSYDCTVRVWKISTGETIHRLQGHTLKVYSVVLDHKRNRCISGSMDNTVKVWSLDTGSIIYNLEGHSSLVGLLDLKCDRLVSAAADSTLRIWDPETGQCKSRLSAHTGAITCFQHDGQKVISGSDRTLKMWDVRNGECVRDLLTDLSGVWQVKFNDRRCVAAVQRDALTYIEVLDFGASRDGVPEDQLGRRIVVNRWGQEIGDNADEDYDLSDG; encoded by the exons ATGGACCAACTAGATGCCAACAATGACCTGGATCATCGAGCGGCCAATAGTACTATTGGCCAATTTTCTTTCGCTCCTGCTACTCGAACGACTGTCGTgactaccactaccactaccactaccacatttcctcctcttgtCATCAAATCTCCTCGAGCGACGAGAGATCTCGATCCTAAGCTATATCCCCTGGCCTCTTCTCCCACTCCTACGTCGTTGAGGAACATCAAATTTGAACTCGGCGGGAAAACCGTCGTGTTCAACGAGCCGGAAGATGCAACAGTGGCTATCAAAGAG GTGAACGAGACAAACAACGCGTTGAAAGCCTCGAATGGTTTTGTACAATCCGTCACTTCATACACTACTTCAGATAATGCCCAAACGTCCCGTCGTCTAGTATCCGCTCGATTATCCAGCCAGCCGTCCAACCCATCCAGCGCGAAACGTCGGCCAGCATCAGTCATAGATTCCCACCAATCTTCTACAAGGCTACGTCCCGGTAGACTTCCGTCGGAGCCCTCGTGTCGTCAGATCCGGCCTCATCTCTCCTCAGCCACGTACACGGCTGGCTTGGCGACTCCGGAGACCGAATCCAGCAGTTACAACTTGAGTGACTACGCGATGCCTCGAAGAAGAGTACATAGTGCGGCCATACCTCGCAGAGAGACTTTACTACGCTCGCCTCTGTCTTCAGAAGTTGAAAGCCAGGAAGTGTTGCAGGATCCTGGTGCAGAATCGGTATTAGGAAAAGAAGAACTTCGCGCACTTCGCGCTAAGGCGGTTATTTGGGAGAGAGATCAACATATTAGTCGACATAGGGACAACGCATCCTCGAGACCGGCACCCCAACTTGCCACTCCGGTGGTAAACGGTGATAGAGCTGCGGGCGTGAACACTGCAAGCCAAGGCACTGATTACGACGGGTCGGAAGAGTCGTTTCAGCAGGCACAAACGGAACCCGCATCCCAGATTTCGGCCATTGAAAATCTTGTTGCCAATGACATGTGCTTACCCAGCCCCAGCTTGTCGCCTGTGGCTGCCCTGAATGCAATGAATGTGGATTCCTCTTTTGAGTCGGCAGAAGACCAAGAGATGGATACGGACTCAAGCCTCGATAATAATGCCTCTCGACTTTCAAACGTACGGCACTTGGACGATTCAAAGACCCATAATCTGTCTCCTTCCAGATCTGGAAATCTGCCGGGCGCTTCAGAAATCCGGCGTGCTTCGTCTTTGATGGATATACCCAGTGTACTGGACTTTTTTGACTCGGTTCCAGAAGAACTGAAAACTTACCTGATGTATCAGTTTTTGAGGAGGTGCCCCAAGCCAACGCTGCATTTTGTGGCCGACGTCGTCAATCCAGCTTTGAAGTGCGAtttccttgcgcttcttcctctggaGCTTAGTCTCAACATTGTCAAGTATTTCGACGTTCAAACCATGTGTCGTGCAGCACAAGTGTCCAAGAAATGGAGGCATATCATTAATTCCGATGAGAAGACTTGGAAAGATCTATTTGACAGGGATGGATACGTTCTCACAGATGGTGAATTGGAACGTGCAATTAAAGAAGGTTGGGGATGGCAGTTTCCACATGGGGATGACGACTGGGAAAAAGACCTGAGTTCGTCTGCAGTCATAAAACCTGAACCAGATTGTGCTCCGGGACccgctttctcttccttgccaGGAGAATCTGGTGAACGGGCTCTGTCTGTAAGTCGTCGACCGAAAAGGAAGGCCACTCGCATCTCGGGTCGCAAATTTGCGAAGAGAAAAATTTCCTCTAGTAATACGGATTCATCAGATTCCTCAGGTTGGAGAAACGGAGTAACTGCAACTGAGGGACCATATGCAGCCGCGaatgctgcagctgcagctgtcCCATACCCAGAAATTGGCCTACCGTCTCTCAGGGGTCTTCATTTGTTCAAGTCCCTCTACCAGCGCCACCATTCGATTCATAAAGGCTGGATGAAACCGAATGTGAAACCGAAACACATTGCCTTTCGCGCTCATGATCGCCACGTAGTTACTTGCCTCCAGTTTGACACCGACAAGGTTTTGACAGGAAGTGACGACACAAACATCAACGTCTACGATACGAAGACGGGCGCCTTGAGAGCGACTCTGGAAGGCCATGAGGGGGGGGTTTGGGCCCTGGAATATCACGGCAACACTCTTGTGTCTGGATCCACAGACAGGTCGGTGAGAGTTTGGGATATCGAGAGGGCAAGATGCACTCAAATTTTTCATGGACATACCTCGACAGTCCGTTGTCTGCAAATTGTTCTGCCAGTCCAAGTTGGTACCAGTGCTGACGGCACACCCGAAATGATGCCTAAAGAACCAATCATCATAACTGGTTCGCGCGACTCTAGTTTGCGAGTTTGGAAACTCCCGAAACCAGGTGATCCGGTGTACTACCAGAGTGGACCCCATGCCGATGATACTGATTGCCCTTATTTCATCCGTGTTCTTACTGGTCATCAGCACTCTGTCCGTGCAATCGCTGCGCACGGTGACACTTTGGTTAGCGGGAGTTATGATTGTACCGTGAGAGTGTGGAAAATATCGACTGGAGAGACTATTCACCGACTTCAGGGCCATACACTCAAGGTATACAGCGTTGTACTTGACCACAAAAGGAATCGATGCATCAGCGGTTCAATGGACAACACAGTCAAAGTGTGGTCTCTCGATACTGGCTCGATCATTTACAACCTAGAAGGTCATAGTTCACTTGTGGGTCTTCTTGATTTGAAGTGCGACCGTTTGGTCTCTGCGGCTGCAGACTCtactttgaggatctgggATCCTGAAACTGGTCAATGCAAGAGCAGGCTGAGCGCGCATACTGGTGCCATTACCTGCTTTCAGCATGATGGCCAGAAGGTAATCTCGGGATCTGATCGGACGTTAAAGATGTGGGATGTGCGGAATGGGGAGTGCGTTCGAGATCTACTTACGGACCTGAGCGGTGTATGGCAGGTCAAATTCAATGATCGAAGATGCGTTGCTGCAGTACAGCGCGATGCTCTCACGTATATTGAG GTCCTTGACTTTGGGGCTTCTCGCGACGGTGTCCCGGAGGATCAGTTGGGGAGACGGATAGTTGTCAACCGATGGGGACAGGAGATCGGTGACAATGCTGACGAAGATTACGATCTATCTGACGGCTGA